The following coding sequences lie in one Streptomyces xiamenensis genomic window:
- a CDS encoding RNA polymerase-binding protein RbpA produces the protein MSERALRGTRLVVTSYETDRGIDLAPRQAVEYACQNGHQFEMPFSVEAEIPPEWECKVCGAQALLVDGESPEEKKGKPARTHWDMLMERRTREELEEVLAERLAVLRSGAMNIAVHPRDSRKSA, from the coding sequence ATGAGTGAGCGAGCTCTTCGCGGCACGCGGCTCGTGGTGACCAGCTACGAGACCGACCGCGGCATCGACCTGGCACCTCGCCAGGCCGTGGAGTACGCATGCCAGAACGGACATCAATTCGAGATGCCGTTCTCGGTCGAGGCAGAGATCCCGCCGGAGTGGGAGTGCAAGGTCTGTGGCGCGCAGGCCCTGCTCGTGGACGGCGAGAGCCCCGAGGAGAAGAAGGGCAAGCCCGCGCGTACACACTGGGACATGCTGATGGAACGGCGCACGCGTGAGGAGCTGGAGGAGGTGCTGGCCGAGCGGCTGGCCGTCCTGCGCTCCGGCGCCATGAACATCGCCGTGCACCCGCGCGACAGCCGCAAATCCGCCTGA
- the fxsA gene encoding FxsA family membrane protein: MTSGIPNPYEGARGRPHGAHSVATRRRSRPLLPLGVAIWAVLEIWLLTLVGQAWGGLTVFLLLAGGLLVGALVIKVAGRRAWQQLTASVRAAQQPGEQKPAAAPGRRRSNALTMLGGLMIMVPGLLSDVLGLLLVFPPTAALLTRLGGHWLRRSTGPIGSLFHDVRSANQQMRMRRPDGKVVQGEVLDEDDDEGGHGGRGPRDGGGHP; encoded by the coding sequence ATGACAAGCGGCATCCCGAACCCGTACGAAGGCGCCCGCGGGCGTCCCCATGGCGCGCACTCGGTCGCGACGCGGCGCCGTTCCCGGCCGCTGCTGCCCCTGGGGGTGGCGATCTGGGCGGTCCTGGAGATCTGGCTGCTGACGCTGGTGGGGCAGGCGTGGGGCGGGCTCACCGTCTTCCTGCTGCTGGCCGGCGGGCTGCTGGTGGGCGCGCTGGTGATCAAGGTGGCGGGGCGGCGGGCCTGGCAGCAGCTGACGGCGAGCGTACGGGCGGCTCAGCAGCCGGGCGAGCAGAAGCCGGCGGCCGCTCCCGGGCGGCGCCGCAGCAACGCGCTGACCATGCTCGGCGGCCTGATGATCATGGTGCCGGGTCTGCTGTCGGACGTCCTCGGTCTGCTGCTGGTCTTTCCGCCCACCGCCGCGCTGCTCACCCGATTGGGCGGACACTGGCTGCGGCGCAGCACCGGGCCCATCGGCTCGCTCTTCCATGACGTGCGGAGCGCGAACCAGCAGATGCGGATGCGGCGCCCGGACGGCAAGGTCGTCCAGGGCGAGGTGCTCGACGAGGACGACGACGAGGGCGGGCACGGGGGCCGGGGGCCGCGGGACGGCGGCGGCCACCCGTAG
- a CDS encoding polyprenol monophosphomannose synthase, producing the protein MGAPRGERGARGPRGRSGRRRGDPVTQDPADGRVLVIIPTYNEAQNLPPLLERLRLAVPECDILVADDNSPDGTGRIAEEAAAGDARIRVLHRAGKEGLGAAYLAGFAWGLERGYDVLVEMDGDGSHQPEELPRLLRAVRGGADVVIGSRWVPGGRIVHWPKYRELLSRGGSTYSRLLLGLPIRDVTGGFRAFRAHVLDAGLLADVASQGYCFQVDLAHRAVRAGHRVAEVPITFVERSHGDSKMSRDIVVEALWRVTAWGVASRFRKLTRTGTLES; encoded by the coding sequence ATGGGGGCGCCGCGAGGAGAACGCGGCGCGCGGGGACCAAGGGGACGGAGCGGCCGGCGCCGGGGCGACCCCGTGACGCAGGACCCGGCGGACGGCCGGGTGCTGGTGATCATCCCGACGTACAACGAGGCCCAGAACCTGCCGCCGCTGCTGGAACGGCTGCGTCTGGCCGTCCCGGAGTGCGACATCCTGGTCGCGGACGACAACAGCCCGGACGGCACCGGCCGGATCGCCGAGGAGGCCGCCGCCGGTGATGCACGGATCCGGGTGCTGCACCGCGCGGGCAAGGAGGGCCTGGGCGCCGCCTATCTGGCCGGTTTCGCGTGGGGCCTGGAGCGCGGGTACGACGTGCTGGTGGAGATGGACGGCGACGGCTCGCACCAGCCGGAGGAGCTGCCCCGGCTGCTGCGGGCGGTGCGCGGCGGGGCGGACGTGGTCATCGGTTCGCGCTGGGTACCGGGCGGCCGGATCGTGCACTGGCCCAAGTACCGGGAACTGCTGTCCCGGGGCGGAAGCACGTACTCGCGGCTGCTGCTGGGGCTGCCGATCCGGGATGTCACCGGGGGGTTCCGGGCCTTCAGGGCCCATGTGCTGGACGCCGGGCTGCTGGCCGACGTGGCCTCGCAGGGGTACTGCTTCCAGGTGGACCTGGCCCATCGGGCGGTGCGGGCCGGGCACCGGGTGGCCGAGGTGCCGATCACGTTCGTGGAGCGTTCGCACGGCGACAGCAAGATGAGCCGGGACATCGTGGTGGAGGCGTTGTGGCGGGTGACGGCGTGGGGAGTGGCCTCCAGGTTCAGGAAACTGACCCGGACCGGCACACTGGAATCATGA
- the lnt gene encoding apolipoprotein N-acyltransferase — protein MPSGPETTAVTGPQDGDAGTRPVIPAASLPADPGGDGAAGAARAARDAPAGRRPGRLRRIGAAARRHWPASLAAAGAGVALALAFPPYDVWPLSVLAVAVLSLVTRGRTGKQGAWFGLAFGFPFFLVLLKWLNTIGWDVVVGLSLLQALFMMVMGSALALTSRLPAWPLWAACLWVAEELVRDRQPLGGFPWGRLAFANTQTPYTPLAALGGAPLVTFAVALSGALLAWAAWAGWRLAAEHRARPAGARGAAPLARRALPAAGAASLAAAVGLSGYAVPVGTDAADTVRIAVVQGNVQQPGMDFLGRPMLILNNHVEATEQLAADVAAGRVEQPDLVIWPENASDLDPYKYPEARRAIERAVAAVGVPVLVGALVDHPTREGYVENQGIVWDPVTGPGASYTKQHPVPFGEYVPFREQLSTFISRLDRVPRDFWPGDHTGVLDVGPARLGDVICFEVAYDGIVRDTVNAGARALVIQTNNATYGKTGQPEQQLAMSSLRAVEHGRAIVTAAPSGLSAIVAPDGTVEQVTEEFTQDVLVGELPLRDARTVADRVGAAPEWALAGLGALAWLAVPVRARWGRREENAARGDQGDGAAGAGATP, from the coding sequence GTGCCATCGGGCCCTGAGACCACCGCCGTGACCGGCCCCCAGGACGGCGACGCCGGCACGCGGCCGGTCATCCCCGCCGCCTCGCTCCCCGCCGACCCGGGCGGCGACGGCGCGGCCGGCGCCGCGCGCGCCGCACGGGACGCGCCGGCCGGGCGGCGTCCGGGCCGGCTGCGCCGGATCGGCGCGGCCGCCCGGCGGCACTGGCCGGCCTCGCTGGCCGCCGCGGGCGCCGGGGTGGCCCTGGCGCTGGCCTTCCCGCCCTACGACGTGTGGCCGCTGTCGGTGCTGGCGGTGGCCGTGCTGTCGCTGGTCACCCGGGGCCGCACCGGCAAGCAGGGCGCCTGGTTCGGCCTCGCGTTCGGCTTCCCGTTCTTCCTGGTGCTGCTGAAGTGGCTGAACACCATCGGCTGGGACGTCGTCGTCGGACTCTCCCTGCTCCAGGCGCTGTTCATGATGGTGATGGGCTCCGCCCTCGCCCTCACCTCCCGGCTCCCGGCCTGGCCGCTGTGGGCCGCCTGTCTGTGGGTGGCCGAGGAACTGGTCCGCGACCGGCAGCCGCTGGGCGGCTTCCCCTGGGGGCGGCTCGCGTTCGCCAACACCCAGACCCCGTACACCCCGCTGGCCGCGCTCGGCGGCGCGCCGCTGGTGACCTTCGCCGTGGCGCTCAGCGGCGCCCTGCTGGCCTGGGCAGCCTGGGCGGGATGGCGGCTTGCCGCCGAGCACCGGGCCCGCCCCGCCGGCGCGCGCGGGGCCGCCCCCCTGGCGCGGCGCGCGCTGCCCGCCGCCGGCGCGGCCTCCCTCGCCGCCGCCGTGGGCCTGTCCGGCTACGCCGTCCCGGTCGGCACGGACGCCGCCGACACCGTGCGGATCGCCGTCGTGCAGGGCAATGTGCAGCAACCGGGCATGGACTTCCTCGGCCGCCCCATGCTGATCCTCAACAACCACGTCGAGGCCACCGAGCAGCTCGCCGCCGATGTCGCGGCCGGCCGGGTCGAACAGCCCGATCTGGTGATCTGGCCGGAGAACGCCTCCGACCTCGACCCGTACAAGTACCCCGAGGCACGCCGGGCCATCGAGCGCGCGGTCGCCGCGGTCGGGGTACCGGTCCTGGTGGGCGCGCTGGTCGACCACCCCACCAGGGAGGGGTACGTCGAGAACCAGGGCATCGTGTGGGACCCGGTCACCGGCCCCGGCGCCTCGTACACCAAGCAGCACCCGGTGCCGTTCGGCGAGTACGTGCCGTTCCGGGAGCAGCTGAGCACCTTCATCTCCCGGCTCGACCGGGTGCCGCGCGACTTCTGGCCCGGTGACCACACCGGGGTGCTGGACGTCGGCCCCGCCCGGCTCGGCGATGTCATCTGCTTCGAGGTGGCCTATGACGGCATCGTGCGGGACACCGTCAACGCCGGGGCCCGCGCCCTGGTCATCCAGACCAACAACGCCACCTACGGCAAGACCGGGCAGCCCGAGCAGCAGCTCGCCATGTCCTCGCTGCGCGCCGTCGAGCACGGCCGGGCGATCGTCACCGCCGCGCCCAGCGGGCTGAGCGCGATCGTGGCCCCGGACGGCACGGTGGAGCAGGTGACCGAGGAGTTCACCCAGGACGTGCTGGTCGGCGAACTGCCGTTGCGGGACGCCCGTACGGTCGCCGACCGGGTCGGCGCGGCCCCGGAGTGGGCGCTGGCGGGCCTGGGGGCACTGGCGTGGCTGGCCGTGCCGGTACGGGCGAGATGGGGGCGCCGCGAGGAGAACGCGGCGCGCGGGGACCAAGGGGACGGAGCGGCCGGCGCCGGGGCGACCCCGTGA
- a CDS encoding amidohydrolase, with amino-acid sequence MTDSSTSTTPGRPRTVLLRRGEVHSPADPFATAMAVEGDRIAWVGSEGAADSLAATADEVIDLDGALVTPAFTDAHVHATATGLALTGLDLTGSATPGEVLTRIREYVAGRPAGAALLGHGWDASGWPGGRPPTRAELDEAAGHRPLYLTRVDAHSALATTALLDLVPGVTALPGYRADGALTGDAHHAVRHAADAALTDAQRADAQRATLRRAAALGIGTLHECAGPDISSEDDLRGLLALAAAEPGPRVVGYWGELVTGAKDAARVRDLGAIGAGGDFFADGSLGSHTAHLHAPYHDADHTGTAHLDADTIAAHVAACTEAGLQAGFHAIGDAAIGSVTQGVRAAAEQVGLTRVRAMRHRVEHAMLLTAGHIDAFAELALTASVQPAFDAAWGGESGMYAQRLGADRARTLNPYAALLRAGVPLALGSDAPVTPLDPWGTLRAAAFHRTPEHRISVRAAFTAHTRGGWRAIGRDDAGALVPGAPADYALWSTGELIVQTPDDRIARWSTDPRAATPGLPDLTPGGPTPDCLRTVVAGRTVHDRLNE; translated from the coding sequence ATGACCGACAGCTCCACCAGCACCACCCCCGGGCGGCCCCGCACCGTACTGCTGCGCCGCGGCGAGGTGCACAGCCCCGCCGATCCCTTCGCCACCGCGATGGCCGTCGAGGGCGACCGCATCGCCTGGGTCGGCTCCGAGGGCGCCGCCGACTCGCTCGCCGCCACCGCCGACGAGGTGATCGACCTCGACGGGGCCCTCGTCACCCCCGCGTTCACCGACGCGCACGTGCACGCCACCGCCACCGGGCTCGCGCTCACCGGGCTCGACCTCACCGGCTCCGCCACCCCCGGCGAGGTGCTCACCCGGATCCGGGAGTACGTCGCGGGCCGCCCGGCCGGCGCGGCGCTGCTGGGCCACGGCTGGGACGCCTCGGGCTGGCCCGGCGGACGCCCGCCCACCCGCGCCGAACTCGACGAGGCGGCCGGCCACCGCCCGCTCTACCTGACCCGCGTCGACGCCCACTCCGCGCTGGCCACCACCGCCCTGCTCGACCTGGTGCCCGGCGTCACCGCCCTGCCCGGCTACCGGGCGGACGGCGCACTCACCGGGGACGCCCACCACGCAGTACGGCACGCCGCCGACGCCGCCCTCACCGACGCCCAGCGCGCCGACGCCCAGCGCGCCACACTGCGCCGCGCCGCCGCCCTGGGCATCGGCACCCTGCACGAGTGCGCCGGGCCCGACATCTCCAGCGAGGACGACCTCAGGGGGCTGCTCGCGCTCGCCGCCGCCGAGCCCGGCCCGCGCGTCGTCGGCTACTGGGGCGAACTGGTCACCGGCGCCAAGGACGCCGCCCGGGTGCGCGACCTCGGCGCGATCGGCGCGGGCGGCGACTTCTTCGCGGACGGCTCCCTGGGCTCCCACACCGCCCACCTGCACGCCCCGTACCACGACGCGGACCACACCGGCACCGCCCACCTGGACGCGGACACCATCGCCGCCCACGTCGCCGCCTGCACCGAGGCGGGGCTCCAGGCCGGCTTCCACGCCATCGGCGACGCCGCCATCGGCTCCGTCACCCAGGGCGTGCGCGCAGCCGCCGAGCAGGTCGGGCTCACCCGGGTGCGTGCCATGCGGCACCGCGTCGAACACGCCATGCTGCTCACCGCCGGGCACATCGACGCCTTCGCCGAACTCGCCCTGACCGCTTCCGTACAGCCCGCCTTCGACGCCGCGTGGGGCGGCGAGAGCGGCATGTACGCGCAGCGTCTGGGCGCCGACCGGGCCCGTACGCTCAACCCGTACGCCGCCCTGCTGCGAGCCGGGGTGCCGCTGGCCCTGGGCTCCGACGCCCCCGTCACCCCGCTCGACCCGTGGGGGACGCTGCGCGCCGCCGCCTTCCACCGCACCCCCGAACACCGGATCTCGGTGCGCGCCGCCTTCACCGCGCACACCCGCGGTGGCTGGCGCGCCATCGGCCGTGACGACGCGGGCGCCCTGGTGCCCGGCGCGCCCGCCGACTACGCGCTGTGGAGCACCGGGGAGCTGATCGTCCAGACCCCCGACGACCGCATCGCGCGCTGGTCCACCGACCCGCGGGCCGCCACGCCGGGGCTGCCCGATCTCACCCCGGGCGGTCCGACCCCCGACTGTCTGCGCACGGTGGTGGCCGGACGGACCGTCCACGACCGGCTGAATGAGTGA
- a CDS encoding Lrp/AsnC family transcriptional regulator has protein sequence MEELDRRIVELLVKDGRMSYTDLGKATGLSTSAVHQRVRRLEQRGVIRGYSAIVDPQAISLPLTAFISVKPFDPSAPDDIAERLAEVPEIEACHSVAGDENYILKVRVGTPIELEHLLARVRSLAGVSTRTTVVLSTPYEARPPRI, from the coding sequence GTGGAGGAACTGGATCGCCGGATCGTGGAGTTGCTCGTCAAGGACGGGCGGATGAGCTATACCGACCTCGGAAAGGCCACCGGGCTTTCCACCTCGGCCGTGCACCAGCGGGTACGCCGCCTGGAACAGCGCGGCGTCATCCGCGGCTACAGCGCCATCGTCGACCCGCAGGCCATCAGTCTGCCGCTGACCGCCTTCATCTCCGTCAAACCGTTCGACCCCAGCGCCCCCGACGACATCGCGGAGCGGCTCGCCGAGGTGCCCGAGATCGAGGCCTGCCACAGCGTCGCCGGCGACGAGAACTACATCCTGAAGGTCCGGGTCGGCACGCCCATCGAGCTGGAGCACCTGCTGGCCCGGGTCCGTTCGCTGGCCGGCGTCTCCACCCGCACCACCGTCGTCCTGTCCACCCCGTACGAGGCCCGCCCGCCCCGGATCTGA
- a CDS encoding HAD family hydrolase, protein MSSAIELVIFDCDGVLVDSEPLALRVCVELGAELGWPLTEREIVDRFLGRSERSVSAQVAERLGEEAAARWNALYRSRLAAAIDAELLPVPGVLEALEAIVLPRCIASSGSHEKMRRTLGRTGLWERFEGRIFSASEVARGKPEPDLFLHAAQRLGVEPERCAVVEDSQYGVRAARAAGMRSFGYAGGLTPAPWLEGADTVVFEDMRKLPDLLRSAGQG, encoded by the coding sequence GTGTCTTCCGCTATCGAACTGGTGATTTTCGACTGCGACGGGGTGCTGGTGGACAGCGAGCCCCTGGCGCTGCGCGTGTGTGTGGAGCTGGGCGCCGAGTTGGGCTGGCCGCTGACCGAGCGGGAGATCGTCGACCGGTTCCTGGGGCGCTCCGAGCGCTCGGTGAGCGCGCAGGTCGCCGAGCGGCTGGGCGAGGAGGCGGCGGCACGGTGGAACGCGCTGTACCGCTCCCGGCTGGCGGCGGCGATCGACGCGGAGCTGCTGCCGGTACCCGGGGTCCTCGAGGCGCTGGAGGCGATCGTGCTGCCGCGCTGCATCGCCTCCAGCGGCTCGCACGAGAAGATGCGGCGCACGCTGGGCCGCACCGGCCTGTGGGAGCGGTTCGAGGGGCGGATCTTCAGCGCCTCGGAGGTGGCGCGGGGCAAGCCGGAGCCGGATCTGTTCCTGCACGCCGCCCAGCGGCTGGGGGTGGAGCCGGAGCGCTGCGCGGTGGTGGAGGACAGCCAGTACGGGGTGCGGGCGGCGCGGGCGGCCGGGATGCGGTCCTTCGGGTACGCGGGCGGGCTGACCCCGGCGCCGTGGCTGGAGGGCGCGGACACGGTGGTGTTCGAGGACATGCGCAAGCTGCCGGACCTGCTGCGGAGCGCCGGGCAGGGATGA
- a CDS encoding ABC transporter ATP-binding protein, which translates to MAIIEVSGLRKRYGGRPVVDGVSFSVDEGEIFGILGPNGAGKTTTVECVEGLRVPDEGHVRVAGLDPLKDRAGVTELLGAQLQQSALQPKLTVREALELYASFYRRPANWRPLAERLGLGDRLETRFAKLSGGQQQRLFIALALIGGPRVVVLDELTTGLDPHGRRETWELIEEVRNSGVTVLLVTHFMEEAQRLCDRVAVIDGGRIAALDTPQGLIERATGSTVISFVPSRPLSDDELAALPLVRWERRKDDRLVIEGDDASANAVIALLARQRITVRQLRVTDATLDDAYLGLTAKES; encoded by the coding sequence ATGGCAATCATCGAAGTCAGCGGGCTGCGCAAGCGTTACGGGGGCAGGCCCGTGGTCGACGGGGTGTCCTTCTCCGTCGACGAGGGGGAGATCTTCGGCATCCTCGGGCCGAACGGGGCGGGCAAGACCACGACGGTGGAGTGCGTCGAGGGTCTGCGGGTGCCGGACGAGGGGCATGTGCGGGTGGCGGGGCTCGACCCGCTGAAGGACCGCGCGGGGGTGACCGAACTGCTGGGGGCGCAGCTGCAGCAGAGCGCGCTCCAGCCCAAGCTCACGGTCCGGGAGGCACTGGAGCTGTACGCCTCGTTCTACCGGCGGCCGGCCAACTGGCGGCCGCTGGCGGAGCGGCTGGGCCTGGGTGACCGGCTGGAGACGCGGTTCGCGAAGCTGTCGGGCGGTCAGCAGCAGCGGCTGTTCATCGCGCTGGCCCTGATCGGCGGTCCGCGGGTGGTCGTGCTGGACGAGCTGACGACGGGGCTCGATCCGCACGGCCGGCGGGAGACGTGGGAGCTGATCGAGGAGGTACGGAACTCGGGCGTCACGGTACTGCTGGTCACCCACTTCATGGAGGAGGCCCAGCGGCTGTGCGACCGGGTCGCGGTCATCGACGGCGGGCGGATCGCGGCGCTCGACACACCGCAAGGGCTGATCGAGCGGGCGACCGGTTCCACGGTCATCTCCTTCGTCCCGTCCCGGCCGCTGAGCGACGACGAACTGGCCGCGCTGCCGCTGGTGCGCTGGGAGCGGCGCAAGGACGACCGGCTGGTGATCGAGGGCGACGACGCGTCGGCCAACGCGGTCATCGCCCTGCTGGCCCGGCAGCGGATCACGGTCCGGCAGTTGCGGGTCACCGACGCCACCCTTGACGACGCCTATCTCGGCCTGACCGCGAAGGAGAGCTGA
- a CDS encoding ABC transporter permease, with protein MSTTHASRAVLKSEFRLFGREPGAIFWILVFPTALITILGLIPAFREVGEDLDGRRVIDLYVPVAVLLSMIVAGIQSMPAVLVGYRERGILRRLSATPARPQSLLTAQLVLHGAAIALSVLLALTVGRVVFDVALPGQLAGYVLAVVLTAGAALALGATIAAVSRTSKIAQTVGTIVFFPAMFTAGVWLPVQTMPDTLREIVQLTPFGAASQALDQAATGSWPGWAPLGLTALWALVLTAVAVRRFRWE; from the coding sequence ATGTCGACCACACATGCTTCCCGGGCGGTGCTGAAGAGCGAGTTCCGGCTGTTCGGCAGGGAGCCGGGGGCGATCTTCTGGATTCTGGTCTTCCCCACCGCGCTGATCACGATCCTGGGGCTGATCCCGGCCTTCCGCGAGGTGGGCGAGGATCTGGACGGCCGGCGGGTCATCGACCTCTATGTGCCGGTGGCCGTCCTGCTGTCGATGATCGTGGCCGGTATCCAGTCGATGCCGGCGGTGCTGGTGGGATACCGCGAGCGCGGCATCCTGCGCCGGCTGTCCGCCACCCCGGCCCGGCCGCAGAGTCTGCTGACGGCACAGCTGGTGCTGCACGGGGCGGCGATCGCCCTGTCCGTGCTGCTGGCCCTGACGGTGGGCAGAGTGGTGTTCGACGTGGCGCTGCCGGGGCAGCTCGCCGGGTACGTCCTGGCGGTGGTCCTCACGGCGGGGGCCGCTCTGGCGCTGGGGGCCACCATCGCGGCCGTCTCCCGCACCAGCAAGATCGCGCAGACGGTGGGCACCATCGTCTTCTTCCCGGCGATGTTCACCGCCGGTGTGTGGCTGCCGGTGCAGACGATGCCGGACACCCTGCGCGAGATCGTCCAGCTGACCCCGTTCGGGGCCGCCTCCCAGGCCCTGGACCAGGCCGCGACCGGCAGCTGGCCCGGCTGGGCACCGCTGGGGCTGACCGCGCTGTGGGCGCTGGTGCTGACAGCCGTGGCCGTCCGCCGGTTCCGCTGGGAGTAG
- a CDS encoding sensor histidine kinase, with protein sequence MTDSRITVEEGWERFYRWGPYGALGLSVLLSLLTFGIITTPRGLYVGGVLVTAAVALQVWRGRALRLGDPPGSAGGQVYYWMRAALAFALNWINPFFGVYAVLGYFDPGRLLPGRAVRAGLLATAVIMAGSNMGGFPPQGAVSWGAFGALFVLHGSLTLVFGHLGGREEERARARAATIEELERANTHLEQALRDNAALQNMLVVQAREAGVTQERQRLAAEIHDTIAQGLTGIITQLQAATAATDEATSRAHVTRAATLARTSLGEARRSVQNLGPGALEHHSLAEALKKAVDAWTEEFGVQAMFTITGTVEPLHEEVEATLLRIAQEALANAGRHAEAGRVGVTLSYMDDEVTLDVRDDGRGFDLRVPHPRESPGGFGLGGMRARAARLAGTVDVESEPGQGTAVSARVPLVRHG encoded by the coding sequence ATGACGGACAGCCGGATCACGGTCGAGGAGGGCTGGGAGCGGTTCTACCGCTGGGGCCCCTACGGCGCGCTGGGGCTCAGCGTGCTGCTGTCCCTGCTCACTTTCGGGATCATCACCACGCCCAGGGGTCTGTACGTCGGCGGTGTGCTGGTGACCGCCGCCGTCGCCCTCCAGGTGTGGCGGGGGCGGGCGCTGCGCCTCGGCGACCCGCCGGGCTCGGCCGGCGGCCAGGTGTACTACTGGATGAGGGCCGCGCTCGCCTTCGCCCTCAACTGGATCAACCCGTTCTTCGGTGTCTACGCGGTGCTCGGCTACTTCGACCCGGGCCGGCTGCTGCCCGGCCGGGCCGTCCGGGCCGGGCTGCTGGCCACCGCGGTCATCATGGCCGGCTCCAACATGGGGGGCTTCCCGCCGCAGGGGGCCGTGTCCTGGGGCGCGTTCGGGGCGCTGTTCGTGCTGCACGGCTCCCTCACCCTGGTGTTCGGCCATCTCGGCGGCCGCGAGGAGGAGCGCGCCCGTGCCAGGGCCGCCACCATCGAGGAACTGGAGCGCGCCAACACCCATCTGGAGCAGGCGCTGCGGGACAACGCCGCCCTGCAGAACATGCTGGTCGTGCAGGCCCGGGAGGCCGGGGTCACCCAGGAACGGCAGCGGCTGGCGGCCGAGATCCACGACACCATCGCCCAAGGGCTCACCGGGATCATCACCCAGCTCCAGGCCGCCACCGCCGCCACCGACGAGGCCACCTCCCGGGCCCATGTGACCCGCGCCGCGACGCTGGCCAGGACGAGCCTGGGCGAGGCCCGCCGCTCGGTGCAGAACCTGGGCCCGGGGGCGCTGGAGCACCACAGTCTGGCCGAGGCCCTCAAAAAGGCCGTGGACGCGTGGACGGAGGAGTTCGGGGTGCAGGCGATGTTCACCATCACCGGCACCGTGGAGCCGTTGCACGAGGAGGTGGAGGCCACCTTGCTGCGCATCGCCCAGGAGGCGCTGGCCAACGCCGGGCGGCACGCGGAGGCAGGCCGGGTCGGGGTCACGCTGTCCTACATGGACGACGAGGTGACCCTGGACGTGCGCGACGACGGCCGGGGATTCGACCTCCGGGTGCCGCACCCGAGGGAGAGCCCCGGCGGCTTCGGGCTCGGCGGGATGCGGGCCCGGGCGGCACGGCTGGCCGGCACGGTGGACGTCGAATCAGAGCCCGGCCAGGGCACGGCGGTCTCCGCTCGCGTACCGTTGGTGCGCCATGGCTGA
- a CDS encoding response regulator: MAEQRPITLLIVDDHPVVRDGLRGMFATAPEFEVLGEAADGPTGVELARRLTPDVVLMDLRMPGGGGVAAIRELGRRGLSSKVLVLTTYDTDSDTLPAIEAGATGYLLKDTPREDLFAAVRAAAEGRTVLSPAVATRLVSRVREPVGEALSVRERQVLGLVAKGGSNREIAAELFISEATVKTHLAHLYTKLGVKDRAAAVATAYERGILG; this comes from the coding sequence ATGGCTGAACAGCGCCCCATCACCCTGCTGATCGTTGACGACCACCCCGTCGTCCGGGACGGCCTGCGCGGCATGTTCGCCACCGCGCCCGAGTTCGAAGTCCTCGGCGAGGCGGCGGACGGGCCCACGGGCGTGGAGCTGGCGCGGCGCCTGACGCCGGACGTGGTGCTGATGGATCTGCGGATGCCGGGCGGCGGCGGAGTTGCGGCCATCCGCGAGCTCGGCCGTCGCGGCCTGAGCAGCAAGGTGCTGGTCCTCACCACCTACGACACCGACTCCGACACCCTCCCGGCCATCGAGGCGGGCGCCACCGGCTATCTGCTCAAGGACACCCCGCGCGAGGACCTGTTCGCGGCGGTCCGGGCGGCGGCGGAGGGCCGTACGGTGCTCTCCCCGGCCGTGGCGACACGGCTGGTCTCCCGGGTACGCGAGCCCGTCGGCGAAGCGCTGAGCGTCCGCGAACGCCAGGTGCTCGGGCTCGTCGCCAAGGGCGGCTCCAACCGGGAGATCGCCGCCGAGCTGTTCATCAGTGAGGCCACCGTGAAGACCCATCTCGCCCATCTCTACACCAAACTGGGCGTCAAGGACCGCGCGGCAGCCGTCGCCACGGCGTACGAACGCGGCATCCTCGGCTGA
- a CDS encoding nuclear transport factor 2 family protein, whose product MTMLADRIELIELMGRYADIADLKDFTRLPSLVYADSVTLDFSSVIGLPPTTVPLEEYVHVLGQAFAPFSATHHTITGHVVGIDGDRAALHTHVRAEHWVPKERAGGGPDRWLVVGFYDNEAVRTPRGWRLNSVKLTATHQENSHLAGAVPGT is encoded by the coding sequence ATGACCATGCTCGCCGACCGCATCGAACTGATCGAACTGATGGGCCGCTACGCCGACATCGCCGACCTCAAGGACTTCACCCGCCTCCCCTCCCTCGTCTACGCGGACTCGGTGACCCTCGACTTCTCCTCGGTCATCGGCCTGCCGCCGACGACCGTGCCGCTCGAGGAGTACGTCCACGTGCTGGGCCAAGCCTTCGCCCCCTTCTCCGCCACCCATCACACCATCACAGGCCACGTCGTCGGCATCGACGGCGATCGCGCGGCCCTCCACACGCACGTCCGCGCCGAACACTGGGTGCCGAAGGAGCGGGCAGGCGGCGGGCCGGACCGATGGCTGGTCGTCGGCTTCTACGACAACGAAGCCGTCCGGACACCGCGCGGCTGGCGCCTCAACAGCGTCAAGCTCACCGCCACCCACCAGGAGAACAGCCACCTCGCAGGAGCTGTCCCAGGCACCTGA